A genomic window from Diospyros lotus cultivar Yz01 chromosome 2, ASM1463336v1, whole genome shotgun sequence includes:
- the LOC127794935 gene encoding uncharacterized protein LOC127794935 yields the protein MDDAEQPSMAAGAPVHGGTRWQLGASATAMAIAAVAAHAVSVEAAAEAAGHGREGAVRRVKAQGRRRAEKKKKKKKKKKKKKKKGAGGDENCENSRGIVRKIQEMI from the exons ATGGACGACGCGGAGCAGCCATCGATGGCGGCTGGAGCGCCGGTTCATGGTGGCACGAGGTGGCAGCTAGGAGCTTCAGCGACGGCTATGGCGATTGCGGCAGTTGCAGCGCACGCGGTGAGCGTGGAGGCAGCCGCGGAGGCGGCTGGGCATGGCCGCGAGGGGGCTGTGCGCAGGGTGAAggcgcagggaagaagaagagcagaaaagaagaagaagaagaagaagaagaagaagaagaagaagaagaaaggcgCAGGGGGTgatgaaaattgtgaaaattcaAGAGGAATTGTGAGGAAAATACAg gaaatgatttaa